The stretch of DNA GTCATAATTCACTCCTCTTGTACTTAACCACACTTCTCAATGATCAACTCTTTCACGATATCTGTTGGCCACGTGCGATCTCAATGAATCAGTACGGATCAGTACTATTAATACTGACTTTTTCGCAAGGAGATAACAGACAATATCAAAACTTATTCATAATATCGATACGAGGACGCGCTACGCACGCGGCAGTCAACGCGGGAGAAACGTACCAACCGTTGAaaaagaaaatttgaatttgaacctAACCTTCTGACCTAGCGAAGTTTGAATGGAGAATtttagaacaccctgtatatttgtaCCTAGGGTATACCTGGAAGCAACGTACCTTTTCAGGTTGTCTTTCAAAGGATTCTTAATTTTTTGAATTAAAATGTAAATAGGTACAGGAAGCAGCATCCTTAATGGGAAAACCTAATAGCAATTCCCATTTTTTCGAACCTCTCCCATGAACCCGCGCAAACCATCGTTCGACTATCGATCCCTACCTCGCCTGGGGATCGAAGTTTCGCGCCAAAGCATCGCTATCGCTCTATCTACCACACACTCCCAGGTCTACGCCCGCAGTTGCAGTCCGCTACTGCACAATCCGCACCCGTGCGTTCGCGTAGCGCGTCTTAACAAAACTATTCTTTGTATCCCGAAAACACCGACGTGCGTATACACACACCCGCTCCCACACCCGCTCCCACACCCAGGTTCACACATTTATCCATATAgacacacgcacacacacgcacacactcACACGCGAAATCGAATTTCAAAAGCGGCCTGAAGCAGAAGGTGTTAGCTGGTGAACGTCGTTTGACGAGTGTTCGGTCTCTCCTTAAATGCGACGAACTCATCGAAGAACTGCGCGATTCCCTGTCGACGAGGCTGCTGGTGGTTGTTTTGAGCCTGGAGCGTGTTACCTGATCAGAATGGTCGCGAGTGTCGCGCGCATCGCTGCCAGCCCGTAGTGGTGTGTTGTGTGGCCAAAATAAATCGGCGTTGGAGGTGTTCCTCGCCGCTGGGAACTGCCAGTGGACCGAATGCGCATCGTTCGGTTTCACGAGCGAGCGGCGGGACGAGCTATGCGGAGTCGCGGTTGCCCGCTCTTTTGTCTCGACGAGGACCGTGGGTGTCGCAGCCGACCGCTGATGCGTGTTAACCCGGTGTTTTAAGACCGATCCGCCTCGCCGAGCGGAAGTGTTTTGCCCTCGGCTCGGCCCAGCTTTCCCTGCGCCTAGCTCCTCGCTGGATCTCGACCCCCTGGACGCCAGAATATCGCAGCTGAGGGAAAAGGGGGGATTCTCGAAAGCGAATTCTGCACGGTGTTTTCGACAACCTCGTCCGCCCTGACGTGATTCGCCCGGTTTGCCCGCCACAGGACGGGTTATGTTTCCCACTTTCATCGGGATCTTAGGTAAGCCTTGTCGTCACCTCCTACGAGGAGCCCATACATCAGAAATTGTGTGTTCTTATATTTTCGTTTCATAGATTCGGAACGATCCTTAACGAGAATCGAATGCTTACGATCGAGAGTCCTTGTCAATGACCCCGAGTTTAGACAgagatatttttattgtttttgtgTTGTTgttgttttttttctttttttttttgttgctgGTTTCGGTTGTTCATTAAGTTTGTGATTCTAGTTAGGTAGGTGCACGAGTTCATTGTGTTAGTTCGGGTTTGTTGTTGTTGGAGGTGATTGACTCTGATTATTTTGAGGGTTTGTGTTTTGGGACCTTTATTGTGTAACTTTATGCAAGGTTTTATTTTCCAATTGATTAGTAGACTATTTTTGTGGACACTGTTAAAAAAATTGAAGCTAAATGAAAATTTGTTTTGCTTCtgaaatattgtaatttatactttgctttttatagtttgcatatttttatatattataagtttctacagaatctgcaatctgTTGATGAGGAATAATATGAGTGATatatattgattttgtattatgAGTGCAACAAAGAGACCAACGCATTGAATACATTGATATTTTTTACATGATTATGAAAAAACAAAAACAACAAGACATATTACCTAGTTACTATTATTTTATTGATTAGTAAGTTTCCTTTGATATCTAGAAAATATTATATACATTTCACTTTGAAATTATTGATATTGATTAGTGTATAATGATGTACTATCAGTTACAAAGTCCTATATAAAACTTTTAAGTTAGTGTAGCATTCTGATTATGCATAAAAAGAGAAATTCCAGAAATTAATAAAGAGGAATAGTATCAAGGAACTTAATTGTTCCTTTATTTTTTTAGACATTCAATCGTGGTGGGAGGTGCCAAGTATAGCACACTTTTGCTCATTGTTTAGGGCTGCCTTCAATCTTCTGGACTTTGATATTGAGGTACTTACCTAACTGCTTACTCGCGTGAGTAAGCAGGCTTAAGAAACTTGTTAGTACTGCTTAAGCTTCCAGAAAACCAAATAGATCATGCTTCAGCTTTATTATGTTCATAAATGCATACGCGCTATACTTTTTGTTTGCTGCATTGGTTACTTTCTAAATTATCTATgatatattaattatatattattttaggaCTTAGAAGAAGCATTATTAACAGAAGGTGGAACTGAGGGACGTTTAGTTCAGGAATTAATAGTCAGATTACTTGAAGGTTGTTTACCCAATGACACCCGCAATGACATCTCCACGTTTAATTATCAAATGTTTCTTCGCAGACTGTTTCGTAAAAAATGTCAGGtaaagtaatgatgtttgagttaCATACTTTTGTTAACCTTTAAAGTAattgatatattatattttaggaGTATAAATGTGAAAATCCGTTTAATACTGATGTAGATTTTGAGTTACTGCCTCTTCGTCAAAAAGTAGAAATACTAAGAGCTCTCTGTGACTTCAGACTTGACGCTGAAGACGTGGTAGGTGTTCAAGAATAAATTTAAGTTTAAATTAGGTATGTTAAtgttcttctattctcaattttACGTTTATAGGAGCAATCGTTGAGTAATTTGGACTCGGATAGTCTGCGAGTCGAACCTTTAGGACATGATCGTAAGAATTCTGCCTATTGGTATTTTTACGGCACTCGACTTTATAGGGAGGACTACGTTGATACTTCAGATAGCATTTCacaaaaacaaaaaaacaaACTTAGGGATAAAAAGCGTAAAAGACAACGAAACAGAGTGGCgaaggaggaagaggaagaggaggagaAGAAGGAAGACAGTTTAATATATAGTGAGGGGAAAGAAAGCGTTTGGCAAGTTGTTTGTTTTACTCAACAGGACTGGAGTCGTTTAGTTGAAAAATTTCGTGACTCGGTAAATACTTTATCCAACAAATATCACCTTATCATTTCAATTTCCTTAACAGTATCATTGTCTGTCTCAGGAATACGATACCGAACGTAAACTTTATCGTACTCTCTCCGAAGATTTTATGCCAGAGATCCCTAAACTTTTTGACTTGAAAGAAAAACAACAAAGACGAAAGCTATTACAACGTAACAGTTCGCGAGTTCTACGAAGCCACGAACCCACAACACAGATGGAAACAGTCATGGTCAGATCGAAGATCAAAACAAAAACAAATAAAGGGAGTAAAAAGGGGACACAGAACTCGAAGAGTGCTTATGTTAAAGAAGAGACACCACCGCTCTTGTCTTCGCCACCCGTTCAGAAGAAGGGACGACAAACTAACAATTCTTTAGCCTCTGCTGTTGGTCAGATTGTGATTCACACTGAAGTGGAAGAATTAGAGAAGAAGAAAGGCATTGGAAGCAATAGCGATGGAAGTTATGTATCATCTAATTATGGATATAAGTATGGTTACTCGTTTGGAATCGAAGAAGAAGAACGTCGCGTTGGCATGCACAAAGTTCTTGAAAGCCTCAAGGATCATGTGGATGCTTGGCCATTCATTGATCCTGTGGACGAAGAATATGCACCGAGGTAGAACAATAGAATTATGTATACAGCCTATATGGCTTTCAGACTTCAAAATATTTATCTAAGTATTTTTTACAGATACTACAGTGTGGTACGAAAACCTATGGATCTCAGCACTATGGAGGAGAAGCTGGATGGTGGCTTATACAAGAGTATAAGTGAATTTAAACGTGATTTTCGCCTTATAGTAGACAATTGTAGGCAATACAATGGTTCTGATAATGGTTAGAATCATTCTCTTTTAATATGGTATATAATTATGTAAAATTGACACTGTTCATTAGCGTGAATATTATCTTATGTTTTATAGAATACACAGAGATGGCATTCAATCTGAAAGACGCATTCGACAAAGCAGTGAATCGCTATTTGGAATCCGAAACATCCAGCGATGAGGATCCATCTTCTCCAAAATCGTTTCTCGCTACACCTGCATCTCCGTCGTGTCCTTCTCGAGTTTCTTCTCCGCATCAGAATCGTAAGCGTTCGAAAAAGTCGACCAAGAAATCTAAGTCATACAAATCTGAAAGTAAAGGGAAATCTAAAACGAACGATAAAAATGAGGATGAAGAAAAACGGGGGAAGAACTACAAGCTCCCAAAGAAGAAACGAGGGAAGAAAAAGAGTAAAAGAGCGAAGGACGAAGAATCTGTAAATGAGGAGGAGCAGGAAGAACAAGAAAGCGAGGATGCTATGTCTGAATCGAGTATTATAACGTCGAAAAGAAGAAAACACATTGACGTGAACAATTTGTTATTAAAGACCAAAAAGCTGTCATCCAAAGAATCAGAGGAGCTgaagaaaatgaataaaaagaTTAGTAAAGAGCGGCATCAGCAAAAGAAAGAAGTGGAAAGCTTGCGGCCGATGAAAGAATCAAAAGAAAACAAGAAGCGGAAAGAAGATTTCGAGGAGGATTACGAGCCTCTAGTCATGGCGAAAAGTAAAAGTAGGAAAATCGAGAAGAAAGAGCTTGAAGAAACCGAAATATTGACGGATAATGCGAAAAAAAGCAAAGTAAAAAAAATGGAATCCCAAGAAGATGAATTAGCATCGGAAAACAAAGACAAATCACAGCATATCAAAGTTAAAAAGAGTCGAAAGAAAGATAAAGGAGGGTCGAAAGTTGCGAAGCTTGATGAAAAGTCTGAGAAGAGTCGCGCGAAGGACAAAGAGAAAAAATCAAAACAGAAGAATGATGAGTTGAAGAACGGGGAGCTATCGAGCGAAATAGATTCCAAAGATTTAGATCTAGAGAGTGATTTAGATTCGAAAGAGATGCATACGTCTAAAAAAGTTGCTGCGTTTATAGGTGACAAGGATATAGAGTCCTTGGATGGTTTAAAGGATAAGATAAGCGAGAGGCGACGGGAGGAGAAGTTAAAAAGCGAGAAAGAGAAACAGAAGAAAACGTCGAAAAGCGACCTTCACAATGTGTATTCAAAAAAAGTGCCTTCAAACGGTAGTACCTTTCACGACAGCGATAAAGCCAACGCGAAACGACCAAAGTTAAAAAAAGGAATGAAAGAAGACAAAGTTCCTACGGCGGATGATGCGGTTAAACCTCAAGACCAAGACACGAGCGAAAGTAAGAAAACGAAAGTGTCTCAAACTAAGCATACCAAAGGGTTTGGAAAAGAAGAAAGCTCGATACAAGCATTAAATCAAGCCACGGAGCAAACACTCCATGTAAGAATATTTTCTATTTCTCGTTTAGATAATAACTTAAATATATCTATAATACTTTATGTACGTACATGATAATAcacactttattgtatttttctgcCTCTGAATAGGACATCAACAAATGGCTAGATGACGCACCGAGACTCTCCGAGTTTTCTTCCGGAAGCGATTCTCcgatatttcattcttctgtcgAATCTGGTCGTTCAGGACCAAAAGTAGAAGCGCCAAGAAAACGACCAAGCTCTATCAAGATATTCGGACCTCACGGGCCCAGTagaccaaaaaaaatacagcgcaCAATAGACCGTCTGCAGCCTGGCAAAAGTAAGGGGAATTTACTTCTGAAGAAACCGCTCAACTTACCCAACGTTAACACCAATGAAACAGCAGTGCAGTTAACTAGCGACAACGATCAAGCAAATAAGAATGCTGATGAAGAACCAAAACTCAGCTTAGGAACTGTCCTGAAGAACGTAGATTCCATTCAGTTAATTTGCAAGAGTTTAGTTTCCTCACCAAATCCGAATTTCTCAAATGACGACGAAGAAGAGGACCAGAGTACTCTTCCCGCGGTTCCTGTGCCTAGTcttaaagaagaaaaaatatcATCTGGAAAACCGACAGCACAGACACCTACAGTCGTAGAGGAACCTAAAGACAACCAAGTCAGTGGGAAGGAAGGGCAAAAACCTAAATCAGCGACGCCTAATTTGAGTGCTTGGTTCAAGGCTTTTGGGGCACCGAAGTCGAAGAAGAAAGACGAAGAATCGGAGGACGGTGCGACGAAGAAGGATAGCGAGTTGCAGGAAGTGTTCTGTGGTAGACAGCGAAGAATGAGTACCGGTGGTAGTAGTGTAAGTGAATCAGTTTCGAGTTTCTCCCAAGAATCGCCGCCTGGACGTTCAGGTAGATCTCCGCAAGGTCAGCCCCTAATAGCTTCGGTTGAGCCACAGATAAGAGGAGCTGGATTTTATCAAGACGCTCTCTCAACGGGAAGTAGTCCTTATAATAGCCCTTATTACGCAACACCTCCAAGGTACAGCGCTCAGTTGCCACCCACACCGTCACCACAAAATCATCCTCTGTCTCCAGCGTATCCGTCATCTTCTTACGAGCAGGCGCCTCTTTATCAGATTCCACCACAGCAATCTCATCAGTTTCAGAAATCTCCGCAGGAAAATTCTGGAGAAGTGTACCACCAGTTGTCTCCCACGTTCCCCCAACGTTCTCCGCAAGCTAACTTTCCTCAGAATGCGACACAAAATGAATCCTTCAATCAGCAGTTACCAGCAACCAATCAGAATCCGTCTCCAGTTTATCCTCAGCACTCTCCGCAACCGATACAGCAGgtgtatcctcaaccgtctcctCAGCCTCCACCGTCAAATTACTCGCAGCCGTCGCCTCAGCAATCGCCTACACCTAAATATTCACAACTGTCTCCGCAACAAAGCACTACTAATTACTCCCAACCTTCGCCACAAGCCTCTACCTACTCTCAGGCGTCTCCTCAACAACAGCCGCATTCTCCTTACTCTCAGCATTCGCCCCAACCACCGCCAAGCTATTCTCAGCCATCTCCACAGCAACAACACTCTCCTTACGCACAGTCTCCTCAACAGTCATCTGGTTACTCTCAATTGTCACCTCAGCCACCGTCAAACTACTCTCAGCCATCGCCACAACCGCCTCCAGTGTACCCTCAGCAGCAAACTCAGCCTTCAAATTTCTCTCATCCATCTCCCCAAACGCGCTCTGCAGGCTACTCTCAGCCATCGCCTCAACCTCTCGCGAATTATTCTCAGCCGTCGCCTCAGCCACGAAACTATTCTCAGCCATCACCGCAGCAAATTCAGACCTTCTCCCAGCACTCTCCGCAAGCACCACCCTCATACTCACAGCCCTCACCGCAGAATGCTACATATTCTCAGCCGTCACCGCAGCAGCCTGTTAAATACTCGCAGCCTTCTCCTCAGCAGCCTGCGAATTACTCCCACTCCATACACTCTCCCCAAACACCACAGAATTATTCACAGTTATCTCCGCAGCAAGCACCGCCGAGTAATTACTCTCAGCCATCCCCGTCGCCTCAGCAATCTCGAAGCTATTCGCAACCATCGCCCTCACCTCAGTCCGGCAACTATTCTCAGCCTTCACCGTCGCCGCAGCAATCTCGCAGCTACACGCAGCCATCACCGTCCCCTCAACAGAGCCGCAGTTACTCCCAGCCATCGCCACAGCAAAAGTCTGTGTGCACATCGCAGTCATCTCAGCAACCCTCGACTTACTCCCAGCCGTCACCTCAACAGAGTACAAACTACACCACCCCACAGCCACAAGTATCCAAAAGTTCAGATGATTATCCTCAGAGTGCGTCAACGCCATCGAGCTACTCTCAAGGCTTCAAGCAGAATCATTCTTATATTCAGTCACCAACACCGACTGCGATAAACGAGCCAGACCACAGGACAGAGTACCTGAAATCTAGTAACGGTGAGAAATCCTCAAGTGCAGAACAGCAGAGGAATTTCGCCGTCCCAACAGAGGCGTCTTTAAGTCTAAATGCCAATCACCAGTTGTACCAGTCGTCCAATCAGTATCCGCCAACATTTGGGAACAATTACCCTAACATCGACCTTCAGAGATCCGTCGCGAGACATGGCAGCCAAGAACAGTCGCAGCAACCGCAACAGCAAACGTCCTCCCAAGAACGTCCTAGCTTCACCGACCTCGGCGAATCTCTGAACGCGCAAAAGTACGCTCAGCAGAGATCCGCAACCCAGGATCAGTCGCAGCTCCTAGCATTCCAACAGAACTTGACAGCTCACGAGTCCCTCTACTCGAGTGGGTTCCAGCCTTCTGGGTACCCCATGCCAAACTCCAGACCCGTCTATCCCAGCCCGCACTATTTTGACGCCAGCTCGAAGACTGCCAGCAGTGCACCTGTAAATAGCTCGGCTAGCAATTTGCCTCCCGTAAAGAAGCGCATATACAATGACTCGGCCGCTGACGCGACTCGAAGCTTATCCCAAGAAACTTCGGCAAGAACTGGCCAAGAACAGTTCAGCTTCGACCCCATAATGGCATTGCCGCAGCCCGACGCGGTTTCTGCCAGCCAGTTCGACGCAGCTTTCGTGGGCAACCTGGCCGACTCTGTAGCCACGAATCCTGCTTACGCTCGTCTGGGTTTAGGCTTGGTGGGTCGCACCAGCAAGGAGCAGCAACAGTTGCTGACGATCCCACGGCCGCCAGCTACTAAGCCTGAACATTTGGCGTACGCGCGCAGCCCAGCTCCAGGGGCCGCGGAGCTGGACCTGAATCTGCTGCAAAGCCTGCAGACAGCAGCCGCGAAGAATAGTCAGGGTATATTGTCCATGTCCCGCAGGGGGGGAGACACGGCCACAGGCACCACGCCCACGCCTACGAAGACGAAGAAGAGTAGGAAGAGCAAGCAACAGCAACAGGAACAGCAAACTGTTAGTAACGTCTCCACAGCAGTCAGCACCGAACCACAACCTGCTGCAGGTTTACCAGGCTTCCCTCAGTATGCTGGGACTCCAGCAGATTCGATCGGTCTGAAGAACACCGCCATGGTCCCCCCAGCTGGGAGTGCCTTCAATTTCGCCGCGTCGACCAGCACCACCACCAGCTCGCCCTTCTACGACAAGGACGCCTCCGCTGCCGTGGCAGCGTTCGCCTTCCTCGACGAGTTCAGGAACCCGAACAGCTACTATAGCATGGCACTcagacagcagcagcagcaacagcaaccccAGGTGCCACCCGTCTCGGACGCCACCCAGCAAGCCTGCAATAAGCTCAGCAATCAGCCGCCGAGGAACTATCCGCCTCATCCCTTCCTCCATTCCGCTCAGCGGTCGGCGGCCTATGGGCCCCCTGTGTCCGCTTACGTCACGCCACACGGGCCCAATTTAACGGTAGATCCGACTGCGTATCAGCAGTACATCCATTCCCTTTATGCGCTCCAGCCGCCGCCACATCATCATCGACCGTCCTGGCTTTAGCCGTTAAGATCCTCGTAAAGGGTGTCTGATAAGGTGCGTGAGAACTCGAAGGTGTACATGATGCTCGGGACAGGTTGGTAAATTATATGTACAGGTTTTGAAGTCATTTAGAGCAGACGAGATTTGTTATATGATCTTGTTTACATTTTTAGGGAAACTACTATGGGTTGAGCTTAGAAATGTGTTCCTGAGTGTATGCGGTGAGTCTAAGTCTATAGGGAGTAGACAGTGTGTCTTGCGATTAGGGGATTTCAGGAACCTGAATCATTTCAGGCTATAATTCTCAGCCTGACCCGACCTGAGAGTTTCGGTTTCTCAAACATCTCCAGTGTCTGAATGTACGACGGCATTTCGGTGGATACACCGTCCTATTAAGTCGATGAGCGAAACAGCATTTAGAACGAGAACTAGCGATAAAGGAACCTCTTTTCGTATGTAATCGTGGTGCATAGATATTGCATGTGTATTTCAAAAATGACAGAACTCGAGAAAAGGATGAAGTATTTATAAACTTAGTGTATGTGCCCATCTGAGAACACGACTATCACTAGTTACTTTTGATACTGCAAATGTAAAGCTTTAAATCGTCATAATTTGAGAACTATCTCTAGAGCAGTTATTGCAGGAAATTCTCAGAGGGACATGTACTTTTAAACTGCGATTGTATTGTATGAGAAAACACTGCTATATGACAAAGTTTCTATTTTTGTTGTAGAACATATTTCTCATATGTAAATTATCTTACAAGTAATGTCTCTCAAgaaaatactattttattttctctgtCTCAAAAATCACCTTTTCTGAGgtacacaattttttaaatacatatataatataaaaaataatcagAGGGTTCAAGAATCGCATTCGTAAATGCTGTTCCATTCAGCCTCGCTTCTCTGCAACTGTGATCAGAACTTTGTTCTTCCGAGGAAGAGACAGTACCAACATTTTTCGTTGTTTAATCTATTTTGACTAGGAACTAGTAGCAAATAAGTACATTAGTTTTGTTTGTAGTTTCGTGAGTAATTTATTTTCGTTAGTCGGCGTCTAATCGCGTTCcaaatatatttttgttgttttaTTTTCGTCAACGAAGTTTTTTTATTATCTTTTCCGGTGAAAAATGCCGGTACTGAAATACATAATCTCAGAACAAAGTTCTGATTAGGATATTCTTCGAGATCGTCTGAAAGCAACATCATAAACTTATGAACGTCAAACAGTAAAAACGCTTAAAAATCAGCGAttcctttttttcttcttttttttttgtttttttaaattttttactgATTGACTAGCAAATAGTGAATTTTTAAAGCTCTTTCTGATGTATCTAGGTGCCGATCCTCCCCCCGCATTTCgcatttcttttcatttttacaCGAGACGATAGCAAACTTCGACATTTTTACACGATTTATCAGAAGGAAACTCGAAGGGACGTTTAGCTTTTATTCGATAATTTACTATGTAGTCATATGTACATAAAAGATAAGCCTACATCGCGTAGGAATTTTTGATAGTCTTTTCTAATGGCTAGTCGACAGCTTAGAGCGTAAGTTCAGTCGCTAGTGACCGGAAGTACCCTTCTATCAAAAGTTCCTCTAACATCCTCCCACCTCCATTGTGCTATCACGGCATCCTCTGTCTATTTCTCTTTTTCGATGTATTCGGGATGTGGATCACGTAATAC from Calliopsis andreniformis isolate RMS-2024a chromosome 2, iyCalAndr_principal, whole genome shotgun sequence encodes:
- the LOC143187867 gene encoding uncharacterized protein LOC143187867 isoform X2, whose protein sequence is MPEIPKLFDLKEKQQRRKLLQRNSSRVLRSHEPTTQMETVMVRSKIKTKTNKGSKKGTQNSKSAYVKEETPPLLSSPPVQKKGRQTNNSLASAVGQIVIHTEVEELEKKKGIGSNSDGSYVSSNYGYKYGYSFGIEEEERRVGMHKVLESLKDHVDAWPFIDPVDEEYAPRYYSVVRKPMDLSTMEEKLDGGLYKSISEFKRDFRLIVDNCRQYNGSDNEYTEMAFNLKDAFDKAVNRYLESETSSDEDPSSPKSFLATPASPSCPSRVSSPHQNRKRSKKSTKKSKSYKSESKGKSKTNDKNEDEEKRGKNYKLPKKKRGKKKSKRAKDEESVNEEEQEEQESEDAMSESSIITSKRRKHIDVNNLLLKTKKLSSKESEELKKMNKKISKERHQQKKEVESLRPMKESKENKKRKEDFEEDYEPLVMAKSKSRKIEKKELEETEILTDNAKKSKVKKMESQEDELASENKDKSQHIKVKKSRKKDKGGSKVAKLDEKSEKSRAKDKEKKSKQKNDELKNGELSSEIDSKDLDLESDLDSKEMHTSKKVAAFIGDKDIESLDGLKDKISERRREEKLKSEKEKQKKTSKSDLHNVYSKKVPSNGSTFHDSDKANAKRPKLKKGMKEDKVPTADDAVKPQDQDTSESKKTKVSQTKHTKGFGKEESSIQALNQATEQTLHDINKWLDDAPRLSEFSSGSDSPIFHSSVESGRSGPKVEAPRKRPSSIKIFGPHGPSRPKKIQRTIDRLQPGKSKGNLLLKKPLNLPNVNTNETAVQLTSDNDQANKNADEEPKLSLGTVLKNVDSIQLICKSLVSSPNPNFSNDDEEEDQSTLPAVPVPSLKEEKISSGKPTAQTPTVVEEPKDNQVSGKEGQKPKSATPNLSAWFKAFGAPKSKKKDEESEDGATKKDSELQEVFCGRQRRMSTGGSSVSESVSSFSQESPPGRSGRSPQGQPLIASVEPQIRGAGFYQDALSTGSSPYNSPYYATPPRYSAQLPPTPSPQNHPLSPAYPSSSYEQAPLYQIPPQQSHQFQKSPQENSGEVYHQLSPTFPQRSPQANFPQNATQNESFNQQLPATNQNPSPVYPQHSPQPIQQVYPQPSPQPPPSNYSQPSPQQSPTPKYSQLSPQQSTTNYSQPSPQASTYSQASPQQQPHSPYSQHSPQPPPSYSQPSPQQQHSPYAQSPQQSSGYSQLSPQPPSNYSQPSPQPPPVYPQQQTQPSNFSHPSPQTRSAGYSQPSPQPLANYSQPSPQPRNYSQPSPQQIQTFSQHSPQAPPSYSQPSPQNATYSQPSPQQPVKYSQPSPQQPANYSHSIHSPQTPQNYSQLSPQQAPPSNYSQPSPSPQQSRSYSQPSPSPQSGNYSQPSPSPQQSRSYTQPSPSPQQSRSYSQPSPQQKSVCTSQSSQQPSTYSQPSPQQSTNYTTPQPQVSKSSDDYPQSASTPSSYSQGFKQNHSYIQSPTPTAINEPDHRTEYLKSSNGEKSSSAEQQRNFAVPTEASLSLNANHQLYQSSNQYPPTFGNNYPNIDLQRSVARHGSQEQSQQPQQQTSSQERPSFTDLGESLNAQKYAQQRSATQDQSQLLAFQQNLTAHESLYSSGFQPSGYPMPNSRPVYPSPHYFDASSKTASSAPVNSSASNLPPVKKRIYNDSAADATRSLSQETSARTGQEQFSFDPIMALPQPDAVSASQFDAAFVGNLADSVATNPAYARLGLGLVGRTSKEQQQLLTIPRPPATKPEHLAYARSPAPGAAELDLNLLQSLQTAAAKNSQGILSMSRRGGDTATGTTPTPTKTKKSRKSKQQQQEQQTVSNVSTAVSTEPQPAAGLPGFPQYAGTPADSIGLKNTAMVPPAGSAFNFAASTSTTTSSPFYDKDASAAVAAFAFLDEFRNPNSYYSMALRQQQQQQQPQVPPVSDATQQACNKLSNQPPRNYPPHPFLHSAQRSAAYGPPVSAYVTPHGPNLTVDPTAYQQYIHSLYALQPPPHHHRPSWL
- the LOC143187867 gene encoding uncharacterized protein LOC143187867 isoform X1, with protein sequence MFPTFIGILDIQSWWEVPSIAHFCSLFRAAFNLLDFDIEDLEEALLTEGGTEGRLVQELIVRLLEGCLPNDTRNDISTFNYQMFLRRLFRKKCQEYKCENPFNTDVDFELLPLRQKVEILRALCDFRLDAEDVEQSLSNLDSDSLRVEPLGHDRKNSAYWYFYGTRLYREDYVDTSDSISQKQKNKLRDKKRKRQRNRVAKEEEEEEEKKEDSLIYSEGKESVWQVVCFTQQDWSRLVEKFRDSEYDTERKLYRTLSEDFMPEIPKLFDLKEKQQRRKLLQRNSSRVLRSHEPTTQMETVMVRSKIKTKTNKGSKKGTQNSKSAYVKEETPPLLSSPPVQKKGRQTNNSLASAVGQIVIHTEVEELEKKKGIGSNSDGSYVSSNYGYKYGYSFGIEEEERRVGMHKVLESLKDHVDAWPFIDPVDEEYAPRYYSVVRKPMDLSTMEEKLDGGLYKSISEFKRDFRLIVDNCRQYNGSDNEYTEMAFNLKDAFDKAVNRYLESETSSDEDPSSPKSFLATPASPSCPSRVSSPHQNRKRSKKSTKKSKSYKSESKGKSKTNDKNEDEEKRGKNYKLPKKKRGKKKSKRAKDEESVNEEEQEEQESEDAMSESSIITSKRRKHIDVNNLLLKTKKLSSKESEELKKMNKKISKERHQQKKEVESLRPMKESKENKKRKEDFEEDYEPLVMAKSKSRKIEKKELEETEILTDNAKKSKVKKMESQEDELASENKDKSQHIKVKKSRKKDKGGSKVAKLDEKSEKSRAKDKEKKSKQKNDELKNGELSSEIDSKDLDLESDLDSKEMHTSKKVAAFIGDKDIESLDGLKDKISERRREEKLKSEKEKQKKTSKSDLHNVYSKKVPSNGSTFHDSDKANAKRPKLKKGMKEDKVPTADDAVKPQDQDTSESKKTKVSQTKHTKGFGKEESSIQALNQATEQTLHDINKWLDDAPRLSEFSSGSDSPIFHSSVESGRSGPKVEAPRKRPSSIKIFGPHGPSRPKKIQRTIDRLQPGKSKGNLLLKKPLNLPNVNTNETAVQLTSDNDQANKNADEEPKLSLGTVLKNVDSIQLICKSLVSSPNPNFSNDDEEEDQSTLPAVPVPSLKEEKISSGKPTAQTPTVVEEPKDNQVSGKEGQKPKSATPNLSAWFKAFGAPKSKKKDEESEDGATKKDSELQEVFCGRQRRMSTGGSSVSESVSSFSQESPPGRSGRSPQGQPLIASVEPQIRGAGFYQDALSTGSSPYNSPYYATPPRYSAQLPPTPSPQNHPLSPAYPSSSYEQAPLYQIPPQQSHQFQKSPQENSGEVYHQLSPTFPQRSPQANFPQNATQNESFNQQLPATNQNPSPVYPQHSPQPIQQVYPQPSPQPPPSNYSQPSPQQSPTPKYSQLSPQQSTTNYSQPSPQASTYSQASPQQQPHSPYSQHSPQPPPSYSQPSPQQQHSPYAQSPQQSSGYSQLSPQPPSNYSQPSPQPPPVYPQQQTQPSNFSHPSPQTRSAGYSQPSPQPLANYSQPSPQPRNYSQPSPQQIQTFSQHSPQAPPSYSQPSPQNATYSQPSPQQPVKYSQPSPQQPANYSHSIHSPQTPQNYSQLSPQQAPPSNYSQPSPSPQQSRSYSQPSPSPQSGNYSQPSPSPQQSRSYTQPSPSPQQSRSYSQPSPQQKSVCTSQSSQQPSTYSQPSPQQSTNYTTPQPQVSKSSDDYPQSASTPSSYSQGFKQNHSYIQSPTPTAINEPDHRTEYLKSSNGEKSSSAEQQRNFAVPTEASLSLNANHQLYQSSNQYPPTFGNNYPNIDLQRSVARHGSQEQSQQPQQQTSSQERPSFTDLGESLNAQKYAQQRSATQDQSQLLAFQQNLTAHESLYSSGFQPSGYPMPNSRPVYPSPHYFDASSKTASSAPVNSSASNLPPVKKRIYNDSAADATRSLSQETSARTGQEQFSFDPIMALPQPDAVSASQFDAAFVGNLADSVATNPAYARLGLGLVGRTSKEQQQLLTIPRPPATKPEHLAYARSPAPGAAELDLNLLQSLQTAAAKNSQGILSMSRRGGDTATGTTPTPTKTKKSRKSKQQQQEQQTVSNVSTAVSTEPQPAAGLPGFPQYAGTPADSIGLKNTAMVPPAGSAFNFAASTSTTTSSPFYDKDASAAVAAFAFLDEFRNPNSYYSMALRQQQQQQQPQVPPVSDATQQACNKLSNQPPRNYPPHPFLHSAQRSAAYGPPVSAYVTPHGPNLTVDPTAYQQYIHSLYALQPPPHHHRPSWL